Proteins encoded by one window of Blautia argi:
- a CDS encoding DUF4367 domain-containing protein yields the protein MGKLKEKNKDKISSLPRELSDEEFNQWIHERFLEEAADIESELNRIPDSEDWKPTDEKFQALMSKAREQGFFEENNSADSREIDDREAITKEKTLKEENVKTEKLNMEEKAENRNCRREGGYWRRRVVKYAAYAAVTVFGIFGVSMSSEANRTYVMQEVNKLIGNDVSTKVNNSEVMQSNRTEAEAIKSIEDAFDIKMPQLFYMPDGMEYMDCSIDTEAQMAIMQYTYGEQIVNWLIVSNDKESSRYSQGYKGEHVELIESSLTLNLKSELWEMKEEGDEKETYTLQWNYKNVYNQIFGKIEKREIIRIAQKLAY from the coding sequence ATGGGTAAATTAAAAGAAAAAAATAAAGATAAAATATCTTCTTTACCCCGGGAATTAAGTGATGAAGAATTCAATCAGTGGATTCATGAGCGATTTCTGGAGGAGGCTGCGGATATTGAAAGCGAATTGAACAGGATTCCTGATTCCGAAGACTGGAAGCCGACAGATGAAAAATTTCAGGCGCTGATGAGTAAAGCCAGAGAGCAGGGATTTTTTGAAGAGAACAATTCTGCAGACAGTAGAGAGATAGATGATAGAGAAGCAATTACAAAAGAAAAAACATTAAAAGAAGAAAATGTAAAAACAGAAAAACTGAATATGGAAGAAAAGGCAGAGAACAGGAACTGCCGTAGAGAAGGTGGATATTGGAGAAGGAGAGTGGTAAAATATGCTGCTTATGCTGCAGTGACGGTATTTGGGATTTTTGGCGTCAGCATGAGCAGCGAGGCAAACAGGACTTATGTTATGCAGGAAGTAAATAAGCTGATTGGGAATGATGTGAGTACCAAGGTCAATAATAGCGAAGTCATGCAGTCTAATAGAACAGAGGCGGAGGCAATTAAAAGTATTGAAGATGCTTTTGATATTAAAATGCCGCAGCTGTTTTATATGCCAGACGGTATGGAATATATGGATTGCAGTATTGATACAGAGGCGCAGATGGCTATTATGCAATATACATATGGTGAACAGATTGTTAATTGGTTGATTGTTTCCAATGATAAAGAATCCAGTAGATACTCTCAAGGATATAAGGGAGAACATGTGGAACTTATAGAGAGTAGTCTAACATTGAATCTTAAATCTGAATTGTGGGAAATGAAAGAAGAGGGAGATGAAAAGGAAACTTATACATTACAGTGGAATTATAAGAATGTATATAATCAAATTTTTGGAAAAATAGAAAAAAGGGAAATAATAAGGATAGCTCAAAAATTAGCATATTAA
- a CDS encoding RNA polymerase sigma factor, whose amino-acid sequence MTEEKFREIYHQYYQLVIKVVYNVLHDKGFSEDICQEVFLAFLEKADSLEEQYYKQWLLVNAKRKAIDFCRKSYQVHETTAAVPSQDENGLRTQSILWASDRKDTCKSAEDEVTHKMALNELTGRLFEDLEKKEQHLV is encoded by the coding sequence ATGACAGAGGAAAAATTTCGTGAAATCTATCATCAATATTATCAACTGGTGATAAAAGTTGTATATAACGTGCTGCATGATAAAGGCTTTTCCGAAGATATTTGCCAGGAGGTATTTCTTGCCTTTTTAGAGAAAGCAGATTCTCTTGAAGAACAGTATTATAAGCAATGGCTTCTGGTAAATGCCAAAAGAAAAGCAATTGATTTTTGCAGAAAATCATATCAGGTACATGAAACAACTGCAGCAGTACCTTCACAAGATGAAAACGGACTCCGGACACAGAGCATTCTGTGGGCTTCCGACAGAAAGGATACCTGTAAGTCTGCGGAAGATGAGGTAACTCATAAAATGGCACTGAATGAGCTGACAGGGAGATTGTTTGAAGATTTAGAAAAAAAAGAACAGCACCTGGTATGA
- a CDS encoding MATE family efflux transporter, with amino-acid sequence MNKNSSATLMTNGSIWKRIIAFAIPLFFGNLFQQLYNTADSLIVGNFLGSSALAAVSSSGNLIFLMVGFFNGIAIGAGVVVAKYFGAKKFDMVQRAIHTIVALGIVSGILLTLIGVLAAPQILVLMGTPADVLPNSVTYFRIYFCGSLAFVMYNFLVGILQSVGDSKHPLIYLIISSVINIVLDLILVAGFHFGVGAAALATIISQFISALLCLRQLLKSPEEYRIYPSRIRMDWLMLRQIVSNGLPAGLQNSIISLANVVVQSNINKFGQMAVAGCGSYSKIEGFGFLPITCFAMALTTFISQNLGAKEYKRAKKGAAFGVLCSITIAELVGVAIYFFSPYFIAAFNDTPKVISYGTAQAHVVTLFYFLLAFSHCMAGILRGAGKSTVPMFVMLICWCIIRVTYISVAVKFIPDIRVIFWAYPLTWTLSSIAFILYFLKSDWLHGLEKKDSL; translated from the coding sequence ATGAACAAAAATTCTTCAGCTACTCTTATGACAAACGGCTCCATCTGGAAAAGAATCATTGCTTTTGCCATTCCACTCTTCTTTGGAAATTTGTTTCAGCAGCTTTACAACACTGCTGACTCTCTGATTGTGGGAAATTTTCTGGGAAGCAGCGCACTGGCTGCAGTCAGCTCGTCGGGAAATCTGATTTTTCTTATGGTGGGATTTTTCAACGGCATTGCTATCGGCGCCGGTGTAGTGGTTGCCAAATATTTTGGGGCAAAAAAATTTGATATGGTGCAGAGAGCAATCCATACCATTGTGGCTCTTGGCATTGTATCCGGTATTCTGCTTACCCTTATTGGCGTCCTTGCCGCACCTCAGATTCTGGTGCTTATGGGTACTCCTGCTGACGTATTGCCAAATTCTGTTACCTATTTCCGCATTTATTTCTGCGGTTCTCTGGCTTTTGTCATGTACAACTTCCTGGTTGGAATTCTTCAGTCTGTGGGCGACAGCAAGCACCCTTTAATCTACCTGATTATTTCCTCTGTAATTAACATTGTGCTGGATTTAATCCTGGTTGCAGGCTTTCATTTCGGTGTAGGCGCGGCTGCTCTGGCAACCATTATCTCTCAGTTTATCAGCGCGCTTTTATGTCTGCGTCAGCTCTTAAAAAGCCCGGAGGAATACAGAATCTATCCCTCTCGTATCCGCATGGACTGGCTGATGCTCAGACAGATTGTCAGCAATGGACTGCCTGCCGGTCTGCAGAACTCCATTATTTCTCTGGCAAATGTGGTTGTACAGTCTAACATTAACAAATTCGGACAAATGGCTGTGGCAGGCTGCGGCTCTTACTCTAAAATTGAAGGCTTCGGCTTCCTTCCGATTACCTGTTTTGCCATGGCTCTGACTACTTTCATCAGCCAGAACCTTGGGGCAAAAGAATACAAACGGGCGAAAAAGGGCGCTGCCTTTGGGGTGCTTTGCTCTATCACCATTGCAGAGCTGGTAGGTGTTGCGATTTACTTCTTCTCCCCTTATTTTATTGCTGCCTTTAATGATACGCCAAAAGTAATTTCCTACGGTACTGCCCAAGCTCATGTGGTTACACTTTTTTACTTTCTCCTTGCATTTTCCCACTGCATGGCCGGGATTCTGCGAGGCGCCGGAAAATCCACGGTTCCCATGTTTGTCATGCTTATCTGCTGGTGTATTATCCGCGTAACCTATATTTCCGTTGCTGTAAAGTTTATTCCTGACATACGGGTTATTTTCTGGGCCTATCCGCTTACCTGGACGTTAAGTTCCATTGCCTTTATTCTGTATTTCCTGAAATCAGACTGGCTGCACGGACTGGAAAAGAAAGACAGCCTCTAA
- a CDS encoding UvrD-helicase domain-containing protein, which translates to MVISDLHIHSRFSRATSKEGDPEHLDLWARKKGIHIIGTGDFTHPSWREELKEKLEPAEEGLYKLKKEYRIQEEGVPDTMEPRFAVTGEISSIYKKGDKVRKVHSLLLLPGLEEADMLSARLELIGNLHSDGRPILGLDCRDLLEIMLETVPEGIYVPAHIWTPHFAMFGAFSGFDSVEECFEDLTPYVHAVETGLSSDPPMNWRVSNLDRYQLISNSDAHSPAKLGREANLMEIELSYDNLKKAVETGEGLYGTIEFFPEEGKYHYDGHRKCHLCLTPAQTKAYGGKCPVCGRKLTIGVEHRIEALADRPEGYEKQNRKPFENLMPLPEVLAEATGHSAASMKVQKEYRNMLENLGAEFEILREVPIEDIQKAAGTRIAEGIRRLRNGEVERHPGFDGEYGTISLFRKQELEDTEGQLDFFSSLGISHEGKAEEALKMLLSGKKQLSEEKAQGQEKGNARKENMQRENKNSAQKGQVEILNIKQQEAVEALERTMAVIAGPGTGKTKTLISRIQYLMERRKVKPSEITAVTFTNKAALEMRQRLQSQLGSRRSLKNMHIGTFHEICIELLQKQGLEFTIADEMQTRELAEELIGEYGLNLNVKQFQSSLSLIKNRQEHRIPKGESLPEACVRQYQDRLGSLKALDFDDILTETIRLLKDDPKVKGKSFSYLFVDEFQDINPVQYELMELWNQGGRELFVIGDPEQSIYGFRGSDAACFENLQKDYPETRVIRLEENYRSVSSVVDSALAVISQNPGQERKLHAVKGDGEKVRIVEASGEMAQAIFAAKEINRQIGGIDMLDIENSFERETERRQRRFSDIAILYRTHHQARLLEKCLKQEGIPYVIAGRDEFLDSLEVQGCISFFRSILNPKDLLARREALKLLWDLPENAVTSQVYEIQRETYEPLLKRTKPHKLIQRWRKEMRQEEDAAMDCLERMAILHKNMGELLETLSTGQESDILCCSGKSYASDAVTLMTMHGAKGLEFPVVLVLGAQEGKVPLESAAYETDIEEERRLFYVGMTRAKEELILTYADKPSPFLADIPEACIRKERAGKAAKEKQGEQMSLFEFL; encoded by the coding sequence ATGGTTATATCAGATTTGCATATACATTCCCGGTTTTCCAGAGCAACCAGCAAAGAAGGAGATCCGGAGCATTTAGATCTCTGGGCAAGAAAAAAGGGGATTCACATTATTGGAACAGGGGATTTTACCCACCCATCTTGGAGAGAAGAATTAAAAGAAAAGCTGGAACCGGCAGAGGAAGGTCTATACAAGCTGAAAAAGGAATATCGAATACAGGAGGAGGGCGTCCCGGATACCATGGAACCCCGTTTTGCTGTCACCGGAGAAATCAGTTCTATTTATAAAAAGGGAGATAAGGTTCGCAAGGTACACAGTCTTTTGCTGCTTCCGGGCCTGGAGGAGGCAGATATGCTGTCAGCCAGGCTGGAATTGATTGGAAACCTTCATTCAGACGGAAGGCCGATTCTGGGTCTGGACTGCAGGGATTTGTTGGAAATTATGCTGGAAACTGTGCCGGAGGGAATTTATGTGCCAGCGCATATCTGGACGCCTCACTTTGCTATGTTTGGAGCATTTTCCGGGTTTGATTCTGTGGAGGAATGTTTTGAAGACCTGACGCCCTATGTTCATGCTGTGGAAACCGGACTGTCCTCAGATCCGCCTATGAACTGGAGGGTTTCCAATCTGGACAGATATCAGCTTATTTCCAATTCAGATGCACATTCTCCTGCGAAACTGGGACGAGAGGCAAATCTTATGGAAATAGAGCTATCTTATGACAATCTGAAAAAGGCAGTGGAAACAGGAGAAGGGTTGTATGGAACCATTGAATTTTTTCCGGAAGAGGGAAAATATCATTATGACGGACACAGAAAATGCCACTTATGCCTGACGCCAGCCCAGACCAAAGCCTATGGTGGGAAATGCCCGGTGTGCGGAAGAAAGCTGACCATAGGCGTAGAGCATCGTATAGAGGCTCTTGCAGACCGTCCGGAAGGATATGAAAAGCAGAATCGAAAGCCCTTTGAAAATTTAATGCCCCTGCCTGAAGTTCTTGCAGAGGCGACCGGTCATTCTGCCGCAAGTATGAAGGTACAAAAGGAATATCGGAATATGCTGGAAAATCTGGGGGCAGAATTTGAGATTTTAAGAGAGGTTCCCATAGAAGATATTCAGAAAGCAGCAGGTACCAGAATTGCAGAGGGAATCCGCAGGTTAAGAAACGGCGAGGTAGAGCGCCACCCCGGATTTGACGGAGAATACGGCACAATCAGCCTGTTTCGGAAGCAGGAGTTGGAAGATACAGAAGGACAGCTTGACTTTTTCTCTTCTCTGGGAATTTCCCATGAGGGAAAAGCAGAAGAAGCTCTGAAAATGTTACTTTCGGGGAAAAAGCAGCTTTCTGAGGAAAAGGCACAGGGACAGGAAAAGGGAAACGCACGGAAAGAAAACATGCAGCGGGAAAATAAAAATTCTGCACAAAAGGGTCAGGTGGAAATTCTGAATATAAAACAGCAGGAAGCCGTAGAAGCGTTGGAGAGAACCATGGCAGTAATTGCGGGTCCGGGTACAGGAAAGACGAAAACTCTGATTTCCAGAATCCAGTATCTTATGGAACGCAGAAAGGTGAAGCCTTCGGAAATAACAGCCGTTACCTTTACCAACAAGGCAGCTCTGGAGATGCGGCAGCGCCTGCAGAGTCAGCTTGGTTCCAGGCGTTCTCTGAAAAATATGCACATAGGAACCTTTCATGAAATCTGTATAGAGCTTCTGCAAAAGCAGGGGCTGGAATTTACCATTGCAGATGAAATGCAGACAAGGGAACTGGCAGAGGAACTGATAGGGGAGTATGGACTGAACCTGAATGTGAAGCAGTTTCAAAGCAGTCTTTCTCTCATAAAGAACAGGCAGGAGCATCGGATTCCAAAGGGGGAAAGTCTTCCGGAAGCATGTGTCAGGCAGTATCAGGACAGGCTTGGCAGCTTAAAGGCGCTGGATTTTGATGATATTCTCACAGAAACTATCAGGCTTTTAAAGGATGATCCTAAAGTGAAGGGAAAAAGTTTTTCCTATCTGTTTGTAGATGAATTTCAGGATATTAATCCTGTACAGTATGAGCTAATGGAGCTTTGGAATCAGGGCGGCAGAGAGCTTTTTGTCATCGGAGATCCGGAACAGTCTATTTATGGCTTCCGCGGCTCTGACGCAGCATGTTTTGAGAATCTGCAGAAGGATTACCCGGAGACCAGGGTGATACGGCTGGAGGAAAATTATCGCTCAGTATCTTCTGTAGTGGACAGCGCTTTGGCAGTGATTTCTCAAAACCCCGGACAGGAGCGGAAGCTTCATGCGGTAAAAGGGGACGGAGAAAAAGTGCGGATTGTAGAAGCCTCCGGTGAAATGGCACAGGCCATTTTTGCAGCAAAGGAAATCAACCGCCAAATCGGAGGCATTGATATGCTGGACATTGAAAACAGCTTTGAGCGGGAGACCGAGCGCAGACAAAGGCGTTTTTCAGACATTGCTATTCTCTACAGAACCCATCATCAGGCGCGGCTTCTGGAAAAATGTCTGAAACAGGAGGGCATTCCCTATGTGATTGCAGGAAGAGATGAATTTCTGGATAGCTTAGAGGTACAGGGCTGTATCAGTTTTTTCAGAAGCATTTTAAACCCAAAGGATTTGCTTGCCAGAAGAGAGGCGCTGAAGCTTTTGTGGGATTTACCGGAAAACGCAGTGACCAGTCAGGTTTATGAAATCCAGAGAGAAACGTATGAGCCTCTTTTAAAGCGGACAAAGCCTCACAAGCTGATTCAGCGTTGGAGAAAGGAGATGAGGCAGGAGGAAGATGCGGCCATGGATTGCCTGGAGCGCATGGCAATTCTGCATAAAAATATGGGAGAGCTTTTGGAAACTTTAAGCACAGGTCAGGAAAGCGATATTCTTTGTTGCAGCGGAAAATCCTATGCGTCTGACGCAGTGACTTTGATGACCATGCATGGGGCAAAGGGGCTGGAGTTTCCTGTGGTGCTGGTTTTGGGCGCGCAGGAGGGAAAGGTTCCGCTGGAAAGCGCGGCTTATGAAACAGATATAGAGGAAGAGCGAAGACTGTTTTATGTAGGTATGACCAGAGCGAAGGAAGAGCTGATTCTGACTTATGCAGATAAGCCTTCCCCGTTTTTGGCAGATATCCCAGAGGCGTGTATCCGAAAGGAAAGAGCAGGGAAAGCGGCGAAAGAGAAGCAGGGAGAACAGATGAGTCTGTTTGAATTTCTTTAA
- a CDS encoding MBL fold metallo-hydrolase RNA specificity domain-containing protein, which produces MRLTFIGAAHEVTGSCYFLEAAGKKFIVDCGMEQGPDQYENQDIPVALSDLDFALLTHAHIDHSGNFPLAYAKGFKGPIYATAATCDLCDIMLRDSAHIQMFEAEWRNRKARRNGQPEFVPAYTMEDALGVIQQFVPCNYSTVIELAEGIKVRFTDAGHLLGSSSIEIWIQEGDEERKLVFSGDIGNTEQPLIKDPEYLDSADYVIMESTYGDRSHGEKPDYVGELVKILRRTFARGGNLVIPSFAVGRTQEMLYFFRKIKADNLLPEYADFEVYVDSPLAVQATSIFKEHYRECYDEEAMDLINRGINPITFPGLKLSITSDESRAINFNEQPKVILSASGMCDAGRIKHHLKHNLWRRESTILFVGYQAVNTLGRALVEGAKDVHLFGEEIHVNAEIIRLPGISGHADNEGLMRWAAAFKEKPKRVFVAHGDDQVCDIFAKRLEDELGYSAMAPYSGTEVDLITNEIVKETVGIVVTHAEQKARSRKAAGVFARLVAAGQRLMAVIRHNEGGANKDLARFADQINSLCDKWDR; this is translated from the coding sequence ATGAGATTGACTTTTATAGGGGCTGCCCATGAGGTAACAGGAAGCTGTTATTTCCTGGAAGCGGCGGGGAAGAAATTCATTGTTGACTGTGGTATGGAACAGGGACCGGATCAGTACGAAAATCAGGATATTCCGGTAGCGCTTTCGGATTTGGATTTTGCACTGCTGACTCATGCACATATTGATCACTCCGGTAATTTCCCTCTGGCATATGCAAAGGGATTCAAAGGGCCGATATATGCCACAGCAGCCACCTGCGATCTGTGCGATATTATGCTTCGTGACAGCGCCCACATTCAGATGTTTGAGGCAGAGTGGAGAAACCGTAAGGCAAGACGAAACGGACAGCCGGAGTTTGTGCCAGCTTATACCATGGAAGATGCTTTAGGGGTGATTCAGCAGTTTGTTCCATGTAACTACAGCACTGTGATTGAATTGGCAGAAGGCATTAAGGTAAGGTTTACGGACGCAGGACATTTGCTGGGTTCCTCCAGTATTGAAATTTGGATTCAGGAAGGGGACGAAGAGCGCAAGCTGGTATTTTCCGGTGATATCGGAAATACAGAGCAGCCCTTAATCAAAGACCCGGAATATCTGGACAGTGCGGATTATGTTATTATGGAGTCTACTTATGGGGACAGAAGCCATGGGGAAAAGCCGGATTATGTGGGTGAGCTTGTAAAAATACTGCGAAGAACCTTTGCAAGAGGAGGAAACCTGGTTATTCCTTCCTTTGCAGTGGGCAGAACCCAGGAGATGCTTTATTTCTTCCGAAAAATCAAAGCAGATAATCTGCTTCCCGAATATGCAGATTTTGAAGTCTATGTAGACAGTCCTCTGGCAGTGCAGGCCACCAGTATTTTCAAAGAGCATTACCGGGAATGTTATGATGAAGAAGCCATGGATTTGATTAACAGAGGCATCAACCCTATTACCTTTCCCGGCTTGAAGCTTTCTATCACCAGCGATGAGTCCAGAGCCATTAATTTTAATGAGCAGCCAAAGGTTATTTTATCTGCCAGTGGTATGTGTGATGCAGGTCGTATTAAACATCATCTGAAACATAATTTGTGGCGAAGAGAATCCACGATTTTATTTGTAGGATATCAGGCAGTTAATACGCTGGGGAGAGCGTTGGTGGAGGGTGCAAAGGACGTTCATCTTTTCGGAGAGGAAATTCATGTAAATGCAGAAATTATCCGTCTGCCGGGAATCAGTGGTCATGCGGACAATGAAGGTCTGATGCGCTGGGCGGCAGCTTTTAAGGAAAAGCCGAAAAGAGTATTTGTAGCTCATGGTGATGACCAGGTGTGTGATATTTTTGCAAAACGTCTGGAAGATGAGCTGGGATATTCAGCCATGGCGCCTTACAGCGGTACAGAGGTGGATTTAATTACTAATGAGATTGTTAAAGAAACTGTGGGAATTGTTGTGACCCATGCAGAGCAGAAGGCAAGAAGCCGGAAAGCAGCAGGGGTATTTGCCAGACTGGTGGCAGCAGGCCAGCGGCTTATGGCAGTTATCCGTCATAATGAAGGTGGGGCAAATAAGGATCTGGCAAGATTTGCAGACCAGATTAATTCCCTTTGTGATAAATGGGACAGATGA
- a CDS encoding undecaprenyldiphospho-muramoylpentapeptide beta-N-acetylglucosaminyltransferase, protein MKHIVLTGGGTAGHVTPNIAMIPRLKELGYQISYIGSYEGIEKKLIEELGIPYYGISSGKLRRYFDVKNFTDPFKVLKGFFEAKKLMKQLKPDVVFSKGGFVTVPVVIASSRKKIPTFIHESDMTPGLANKLSIPFATKVCCNFPETVEHLPKEKAVLTGTPIRQELLSGNPERARKFTGFSSDKPVIMIIGGSLGAAAVNDAVRAILPQLLEDFQVVHLCGKGKLDDSLNNTKGYVQYEYIKKELADLFALADIVISRAGANAICELSALNKPNLLIPLSARASRGDQILNAHSFERLGYSKVLEEEEITKESLLDAVRDLYENRESYITAMSSSKQQNSIEQIVQLFENAVNK, encoded by the coding sequence ATGAAACATATCGTACTTACCGGCGGTGGTACTGCCGGACACGTTACCCCAAATATAGCAATGATTCCACGTTTAAAAGAACTGGGTTACCAGATTTCCTATATCGGTTCTTACGAAGGAATCGAAAAAAAACTCATCGAAGAACTGGGAATCCCTTACTATGGAATTTCTTCAGGTAAGCTAAGACGTTATTTCGATGTCAAAAATTTCACTGACCCGTTCAAAGTTCTGAAAGGCTTCTTTGAAGCAAAAAAACTTATGAAACAATTAAAACCCGACGTCGTATTCTCCAAAGGAGGGTTTGTCACAGTACCTGTTGTTATCGCATCAAGCAGGAAAAAAATTCCTACCTTTATCCATGAATCAGATATGACACCCGGACTTGCCAACAAGCTTTCCATTCCCTTTGCCACTAAAGTATGTTGTAATTTCCCGGAAACTGTCGAACACCTTCCAAAAGAAAAAGCTGTTCTTACCGGCACACCCATCCGTCAGGAATTGCTGTCCGGAAACCCTGAACGGGCAAGAAAATTCACAGGATTTTCTTCTGACAAACCTGTTATCATGATTATAGGAGGCAGTCTGGGCGCTGCTGCTGTAAATGATGCAGTCAGAGCTATTCTTCCTCAGCTTCTTGAGGACTTCCAGGTTGTTCATCTCTGCGGAAAAGGCAAGCTGGACGATTCCTTAAATAACACCAAAGGATATGTACAATACGAATATATCAAAAAAGAACTGGCCGATTTATTCGCCCTTGCGGATATTGTAATTTCCCGTGCAGGCGCTAACGCTATCTGTGAACTCAGTGCACTGAATAAACCCAATCTTCTGATTCCTCTTTCTGCCCGCGCAAGCCGCGGCGACCAGATTTTAAATGCACATTCCTTTGAACGTCTGGGATACAGCAAGGTTCTGGAGGAGGAAGAAATTACAAAAGAAAGTCTGTTAGATGCAGTACGCGATTTATACGAAAACCGCGAATCCTACATCACCGCAATGTCTTCCAGCAAACAACAGAACTCCATCGAGCAAATTGTTCAACTATTTGAAAATGCAGTAAACAAATAA
- a CDS encoding TIGR03905 family TSCPD domain-containing protein, with amino-acid sequence MAVYKTKGVCSRSIEFEIENDTVKSVKFNGGCNGNTQGIASLVKGMKVDEVIARLKGTDCNGRGTSCPDQLARALEEAKAQ; translated from the coding sequence ATGGCTGTATACAAAACAAAAGGCGTATGTTCACGCTCTATTGAATTTGAAATAGAAAACGATACGGTTAAATCCGTAAAATTCAACGGTGGCTGCAACGGCAACACCCAGGGAATCGCAAGTCTTGTAAAGGGAATGAAAGTAGACGAGGTAATTGCCAGATTAAAAGGCACGGACTGCAACGGAAGAGGAACCTCCTGTCCGGACCAGCTGGCAAGAGCGCTGGAAGAAGCAAAGGCTCAGTAA
- a CDS encoding DUF6147 family protein: protein MKRLKKYMLVLFCVIFATIGTTTGIKADSGMNSEELRKNSSTTTLENNAKGNILNQGTASISDNENGTVNVYGAVFGSVVCDKMILEITLQRYSNGSWINVKSFSDTAYNTSLLTKSYNVKVAKGYSYRVKAACVAQKNGVSESRVPITDGIWVD from the coding sequence ATGAAGCGTCTAAAAAAATATATGTTAGTATTATTTTGTGTGATTTTTGCTACAATAGGAACAACTACAGGTATAAAAGCAGATAGTGGTATGAATAGTGAAGAATTAAGAAAAAATAGTTCCACAACCACACTGGAAAATAATGCAAAAGGGAATATTTTAAATCAGGGCACAGCAAGTATATCGGATAATGAAAACGGAACGGTTAATGTATACGGAGCTGTGTTCGGAAGTGTCGTTTGTGATAAAATGATTTTAGAAATAACTCTACAGAGATATTCAAATGGCTCATGGATAAATGTGAAATCATTTTCAGATACAGCATACAACACTTCTTTATTGACGAAAAGTTATAATGTGAAAGTTGCAAAAGGATATTCGTATCGAGTAAAAGCTGCATGTGTAGCACAAAAAAATGGGGTTTCTGAGAGTAGAGTGCCCATTACCGATGGCATTTGGGTAGATTAA
- a CDS encoding 5'-methylthioadenosine/adenosylhomocysteine nucleosidase, whose protein sequence is MNRIGIIGAMEEEVAILKEKMTEVSVLERAGMEFFSGRLSGHEVVVVRSGIGKVNAGICTQILADKFEVEAVINTGIAGSLKAEINIGDIVLSTDTMQHDVDAREFGYAIGQIPRMDTLTFPADEGLRSLAVRVCREVNPDIQVFEGRVASGDQFVADHGTKEKIIQNTEGFCTEMEGAAIGQAAYLNKLPYLVIRAISDKADDSAHMDYPTFEKEAIRHSVRLVEGMMKAL, encoded by the coding sequence ATGAACAGAATTGGAATTATCGGAGCCATGGAAGAGGAAGTGGCAATTTTAAAAGAAAAAATGACAGAGGTTTCTGTGCTTGAGAGAGCAGGAATGGAATTTTTCAGCGGAAGATTAAGCGGACATGAGGTTGTTGTTGTCCGTTCCGGAATCGGAAAGGTCAATGCAGGTATCTGTACACAGATTCTGGCAGATAAGTTTGAGGTAGAGGCTGTCATTAACACAGGCATTGCAGGCTCTTTAAAAGCAGAAATCAACATTGGGGATATTGTACTTTCCACAGACACCATGCAGCATGATGTGGACGCAAGAGAATTTGGCTATGCCATTGGACAGATTCCCCGTATGGATACTTTGACTTTCCCTGCAGATGAAGGACTGCGAAGCCTGGCAGTAAGAGTGTGCCGTGAGGTAAATCCGGATATTCAGGTCTTTGAGGGAAGAGTGGCAAGCGGCGATCAGTTTGTGGCAGACCATGGAACAAAGGAAAAAATTATTCAGAACACAGAGGGATTTTGTACAGAAATGGAAGGGGCGGCCATTGGACAGGCAGCCTATCTGAATAAGCTTCCGTATCTGGTTATCCGTGCCATTTCTGACAAAGCAGATGACAGTGCACATATGGATTATCCTACCTTTGAAAAAGAGGCGATTCGCCATAGTGTAAGACTGGTGGAAGGCATGATGAAGGCGCTGTAA
- a CDS encoding HIT family protein, producing the protein MANGEIPSATLYEDEEFRVILDLGPANKGHALILPKAHYENLYELPDELAAHAMVLAKRIITKMKEVVNCDGYNIVQNNGEAAGQTVFHFHMHLIPRNQGDHAGITWNAGTLTSEDRDEILTKFSME; encoded by the coding sequence ATTGCAAATGGCGAAATTCCGTCTGCCACTTTATATGAGGACGAGGAGTTCAGAGTGATTCTGGATTTGGGCCCGGCAAACAAGGGTCATGCATTGATTTTGCCCAAAGCGCATTATGAGAATTTATATGAACTTCCAGATGAACTTGCGGCGCATGCGATGGTGCTTGCGAAAAGAATCATCACGAAAATGAAAGAAGTTGTAAACTGCGACGGTTATAATATTGTGCAGAACAACGGAGAAGCAGCAGGTCAGACTGTATTCCACTTTCATATGCATTTGATTCCCAGAAATCAGGGCGATCATGCAGGAATTACATGGAACGCAGGGACCTTAACTTCTGAGGACAGAGATGAAATTCTGACAAAGTTTTCAATGGAATAA